Proteins from a single region of Clostridia bacterium:
- the sigK gene encoding RNA polymerase sporulation sigma factor SigK, producing MFNFLLNFLSDFFVLIGYLTNLNSFPKPLSKKEEEDLILKFKSGDESARDILIERNLRLVAYVAKKYYQCPKDYEDLISIGTIGLIKAINNFDNDKGIRLATYAVRCIQNEILMCLRSEKKLVNEVSINEPIGFDYEGNEINLMDILTDEEEAVFNEVNLNINIKKLYEGVESVLDEREKKIISLRYGLYNKKPLTQKQVAKKLDISRSYVSRIEKKAIEKLELFFK from the coding sequence ATGTTTAATTTTTTACTTAATTTTTTATCAGATTTTTTTGTTTTAATAGGCTATCTGACAAATTTAAATTCCTTTCCAAAACCACTTTCAAAAAAAGAAGAAGAAGACCTTATTTTAAAGTTTAAATCTGGTGATGAATCTGCAAGGGATATTCTTATTGAAAGAAACTTAAGACTTGTAGCATATGTTGCAAAAAAATACTATCAATGCCCGAAAGATTATGAAGACTTAATATCAATAGGAACAATAGGGCTTATAAAGGCAATAAACAACTTTGATAACGATAAGGGCATCCGTCTTGCTACATATGCTGTAAGATGCATTCAGAACGAAATTTTAATGTGTTTAAGGAGCGAGAAAAAATTAGTTAACGAGGTATCTATAAACGAGCCTATCGGTTTTGACTATGAGGGGAACGAAATAAATCTTATGGATATTTTAACCGATGAGGAAGAGGCAGTTTTTAACGAGGTAAACCTTAATATAAACATTAAAAAACTCTACGAGGGGGTAGAAAGCGTTTTAGATGAAAGAGAAAAGAAAATTATCTCTTTAAGGTACGGTTTATACAATAAAAAACCACTTACTCAAAAGCAGGTTGCAAAAAAACTTGATATTTCGCGTTCCTATGTTTCAAGGATAGAAAAAAAGGCTATTGAAAAGTTGGAGTTGTTTTTTAAGTAA
- a CDS encoding GNAT family N-acetyltransferase: protein MNFKDILNEQIALDFSLDLCDVKSYKNIFAKDLKKDGRRIYEWDNALLKSCAINNKFIFASENEELLKILKEEFEYINAGFISSFSNLKKINNILYNFGHTIYDCHHYYIPSKTVEFNNDFPVKWFEKDELYIFKGNEDFKNALEFSSLRPDMLSVCAYCGDEIMGMAAASYDSKYMWQIGINVKDKFKGMGIGAYLVNLLKEEIIKRGVMPFYGTVESHIYSQKIALKCGFTPAFWQMYSTKI from the coding sequence ATGAATTTTAAAGATATATTAAATGAGCAGATTGCTCTTGATTTTAGTTTAGATTTATGTGATGTTAAATCTTATAAAAACATCTTTGCAAAAGATTTAAAAAAAGACGGAAGACGAATTTATGAATGGGATAACGCACTACTTAAAAGTTGCGCTATCAATAATAAGTTTATCTTTGCATCCGAAAATGAAGAACTTTTAAAGATATTAAAAGAAGAGTTTGAATATATAAACGCAGGGTTTATTTCAAGTTTTTCTAACCTTAAAAAAATAAACAATATATTATATAACTTCGGTCATACAATCTACGATTGCCATCATTATTACATACCGTCAAAAACAGTTGAATTTAATAATGACTTCCCTGTTAAATGGTTTGAAAAAGATGAACTTTATATTTTTAAAGGAAATGAAGATTTTAAAAATGCTCTGGAATTTTCAAGTTTAAGACCTGATATGCTTTCAGTATGTGCATACTGCGGGGATGAAATTATGGGTATGGCTGCTGCAAGTTATGACAGTAAATATATGTGGCAGATAGGCATAAATGTAAAAGATAAATTTAAGGGTATGGGAATTGGAGCATATCTTGTTAACCTTCTAAAAGAAGAGATTATAAAAAGAGGGGTTATGCCTTTTTACGGAACGGTTGAATCGCATATTTATTCTCAGAAAATCGCTTTAAAATGCGGGTTTACACCTGCGTTCTGGCAAATGTATTCTACTAAAATATAA